One part of the Acidimicrobiia bacterium genome encodes these proteins:
- a CDS encoding DUF6308 family protein has protein sequence MNDQQVFAAGRALPEALDRIRRYCGLPWSGGPSETWAWRYYDAVATASNLIGPVDVLCAAALHPGLSRDDLAWFHSCTDDIESWVQAIPIERPLAELNEVQLAHIASLPEALPGPALSLVTKVLHRKRPHAIPLLDRHIIDWYRPITRQRVAAKAWGPLVETMAEEDRQPDNPLATALTKINDELAIANEPRLTLIRARDIAIWMGSR, from the coding sequence ATGAACGATCAACAAGTGTTCGCCGCGGGCCGTGCGCTACCCGAAGCGCTTGACCGCATCCGCCGCTACTGCGGACTCCCCTGGTCTGGCGGGCCATCTGAGACATGGGCTTGGCGCTACTACGACGCGGTGGCAACCGCCAGCAATTTGATCGGACCCGTCGACGTGTTATGTGCTGCTGCGCTCCATCCCGGTTTGTCTCGAGATGACCTCGCCTGGTTCCACAGCTGCACCGATGACATCGAAAGCTGGGTTCAGGCGATCCCCATCGAACGCCCTCTCGCTGAACTCAACGAGGTTCAGTTGGCCCACATCGCGTCGCTACCTGAAGCGTTACCCGGCCCAGCCCTGTCGCTTGTCACCAAGGTCCTGCACCGCAAACGCCCTCATGCGATACCGCTACTGGATCGCCACATCATCGACTGGTACCGACCAATCACACGCCAACGTGTGGCAGCCAAAGCGTGGGGTCCGCTAGTCGAAACCATGGCCGAAGAAGACCGCCAACCAGATAACCCCCTGGCCACAGCATTAACCAAAATCAACGACGAACTGGCTATAGCGAACGAACCAAGGCTCACCCTCATCCGAGCTCGCGATATCGCAATCTGGATGGGGTCACGATGA
- a CDS encoding DUF5925 domain-containing protein, which translates to MTALERTATRFTIDRNTSSRDITGLAALNPQLSGRQPFVRITKVYSGTTPVDLLPQGAEIYRCVVTDGTTNLVAKLPQATILITRFTTVSIVEVSAGTMDHAEELVAAIRKRAPQAPADTVLVRIWHDRRGLPPNSTDRSIEAPHWDDIAKNYPDRTRRALHELTTLQGPGGPGRLILWHGPAGTGKTTAIRSLIRAWSGWCQPQYISDPEALFNNPEYLSAVLTHPADLRAPGPATSDPDQAWRLLIAEDSDEYLRATARRDAGAALGRLLNLADGILGQGMKVLILLTTNEEIGRLHPALIRPGRCLASIEFPALQPAEASQWLGTPVTEPMTLAELLEHRGDFGRIGINNQMETTPGQYL; encoded by the coding sequence ATGACTGCACTGGAGCGGACTGCTACGCGTTTCACCATCGACCGCAACACGTCCAGCCGAGACATCACTGGCCTAGCTGCGCTCAACCCACAACTGTCTGGTCGCCAGCCCTTTGTTCGCATCACCAAGGTCTATAGCGGGACTACACCTGTGGATCTCCTGCCGCAAGGGGCAGAGATATACAGATGTGTGGTCACCGACGGCACGACGAACCTTGTCGCCAAACTCCCTCAGGCCACAATCTTGATCACACGATTCACAACGGTAAGCATTGTCGAGGTCAGCGCCGGAACGATGGACCACGCCGAGGAACTCGTAGCTGCTATACGCAAGCGAGCACCTCAAGCACCGGCCGACACCGTTTTAGTGCGTATCTGGCACGATCGCCGTGGCTTGCCGCCAAACAGCACCGACCGCAGCATCGAAGCACCCCACTGGGACGACATCGCCAAAAACTACCCCGACCGCACTCGCCGGGCGCTGCATGAGTTGACCACACTCCAAGGACCTGGAGGCCCAGGTCGCCTCATCCTTTGGCATGGACCAGCTGGTACGGGCAAGACCACCGCTATCCGTTCGCTCATAAGGGCCTGGTCTGGTTGGTGCCAACCTCAATACATCTCAGATCCAGAAGCCCTGTTTAATAACCCCGAGTACCTATCAGCAGTGCTCACCCACCCGGCCGACCTCCGAGCCCCGGGGCCAGCCACCAGCGACCCCGACCAAGCCTGGCGGCTACTGATAGCCGAAGACTCCGACGAATACCTACGAGCAACCGCCCGTCGAGATGCCGGTGCCGCTCTTGGGCGGCTGCTTAACCTCGCCGACGGAATCCTCGGGCAAGGGATGAAGGTACTGATTCTCCTCACCACCAACGAAGAGATCGGACGACTGCACCCAGCACTAATACGGCCTGGCCGCTGTCTAGCCAGCATCGAGTTCCCCGCCCTACAACCCGCCGAAGCGTCACAATGGCTCGGAACCCCAGTCACCGAGCCGATGACCCTCGCCGAGCTACTCGAGCACCGTGGAGACTTCGGGCGCATAGGCATCAACAACCAAATGGAGACGACACCCGGCCAGTACCTCTAA
- a CDS encoding ATP-binding cassette domain-containing protein produces the protein MYGTNKNQLVAELRDVSVCYKSRGWVFRALNLRVHEGDRIAIVGPSGSGKSTILALLGGGLAAFDGSVRRPKQQEVRIIHQTNPVILRRSVVDNVAIGVLPIQGGKKARQLARLELAKVGLAGRELDISKNLSGGELQRLCVARALVSSPKLLLADEPTGQLDEENSMLVADLMLQVDSSTAVVVATHDMSVAQKFPTVLSAPF, from the coding sequence ATGTATGGAACGAACAAGAACCAGTTAGTTGCTGAGCTTCGTGACGTTTCGGTTTGCTACAAGTCACGGGGTTGGGTGTTTCGCGCATTAAATCTTCGCGTTCACGAAGGCGACCGAATCGCGATTGTAGGTCCGTCTGGTTCGGGAAAATCTACAATTCTTGCACTGCTGGGAGGTGGCCTTGCCGCTTTTGACGGTAGTGTTCGCAGGCCAAAGCAACAGGAAGTTCGCATTATCCACCAAACGAATCCGGTAATTTTACGGCGTAGCGTTGTAGACAACGTTGCTATCGGTGTCCTGCCGATCCAAGGAGGCAAGAAGGCCCGCCAATTAGCTCGGTTAGAACTCGCTAAGGTTGGTTTGGCAGGGCGGGAGCTCGATATTTCAAAAAACTTATCGGGGGGAGAGTTGCAGCGACTTTGTGTCGCTCGTGCACTTGTTAGCTCGCCTAAGTTATTGCTTGCTGATGAGCCGACTGGGCAGCTCGATGAGGAGAATTCGATGTTAGTGGCAGACCTGATGTTACAGGTGGATTCCTCAACAGCGGTCGTAGTGGCGACCCACGATATGTCTGTCGCCCAGAAATTTCCAACGGTCCTTTCGGCACCATTCTAA
- a CDS encoding UPF0182 family protein, giving the protein MRPPSQMPRRSPRTSNRGRMILVAVVVALFMLTTSLRGIAGFYTDYLWFDALKFSSVWKGVVGAKVALATVFTGTFFVLMYLNLWVADHLAPRFRATSPEDELIDRYRDAIGSKTNLVRAAISLAFALIAGLGTATQWNAWILFRNGSDFGVKDELFHTDVGFYVFKLPFLSFLTSWLFAAIIIILIVSVAAHYVNGGIRVQLRSDRVTPQVKAHISVLLGVLALVRAAGYWLDRFELTFSSRGAVDGAGYTDVNAQLPAIHLLLLISIFAAGLFLYNIKRRGWVLPAVAVGLWAFVSIVVSGIYPAFIQRFKVEPAESTQEAPYIQRNMTATRAAMGLDDVEVYDFDYDGNLTAADIQANQDTIRNIRLVDPKIVNDTFQRLQADFGFYRFNDLDVDRYTIDGEPTQVVIGARELNPSGVPIDSWEGKRLAYTHGYGLVIAPSNAIDPSGRPSFVVGNIPVSGDELIGREIDRPQIYFGENLSDFAIVNTDRREIDYEVDISEIGEDGAPAESEVTRYTGDYGVKMGSWIRRAAFALRFADYNPLISNYIKSDSQILYIRDVRERLQAVAPFLHFDGDPYAVVMEGGVSFVVDAYTTTDRYPYAQQADREQLQRGSGLDHSFNYVRNSVKAVVDGYDGSVRLFIIDEDDPIIAAYAKAFPALFSPMSEMPDEMRQNLRYPEDLFTVQTNMWGRYQLTDVADFYSKQKAWNVAQDPGSSLTDSGTTDITLESGESTGRTRERRILPYYLMMKLPGEDQQSFVIQRSFVPVSENDERKELRAFMVAKSDPDDYGRLITYVMPGTEVDGPGIVNANIKSNAQISPQLNLLNREASKVRLGDLILVPIENSILYVRPLYTEASGQTQVPELRYVIVVSGDRIAMERSLKEALEELFPGSSPETQEDPGFVEGDDDTETEEPGGGTPSDGPDEPGDVEPSEPGTSGTVSELLEQAGDALSRADAALTRGELGEYQRLVNEARRLIEAAMAASAGQNGTSSGSGGGAGAGGSGTDGQSEPGSSGSGNPDDSVSSEPSLPADAA; this is encoded by the coding sequence ATGCGTCCCCCTTCCCAGATGCCCCGACGTTCACCCCGAACTTCGAATCGTGGACGAATGATCTTGGTTGCCGTAGTGGTGGCCTTGTTCATGTTAACTACGTCGCTGCGAGGAATCGCTGGCTTCTACACCGACTATTTATGGTTTGATGCCCTTAAGTTTTCCAGCGTTTGGAAGGGCGTGGTGGGCGCCAAGGTAGCGCTAGCCACAGTCTTTACGGGCACTTTCTTCGTGCTCATGTATCTGAATCTTTGGGTGGCTGATCATTTGGCGCCTCGATTTCGAGCCACCAGCCCTGAAGACGAACTGATCGACCGATACCGTGATGCCATAGGCTCAAAAACCAACTTGGTGCGGGCCGCTATTTCGTTGGCGTTTGCGCTAATCGCGGGGCTTGGCACCGCAACGCAGTGGAACGCATGGATTTTGTTTCGCAACGGGTCTGACTTTGGGGTGAAAGACGAGCTGTTTCACACCGATGTGGGCTTTTACGTCTTCAAACTACCGTTTTTATCGTTCCTGACAAGCTGGTTGTTTGCCGCCATTATCATCATTCTTATTGTGTCGGTAGCGGCACATTACGTGAACGGTGGTATTCGAGTTCAACTGCGATCTGATCGGGTGACGCCTCAGGTCAAAGCCCACATCTCAGTGTTGTTGGGTGTGTTGGCGTTGGTGCGGGCAGCTGGTTATTGGCTCGATCGCTTCGAACTCACCTTCTCTAGCCGTGGCGCTGTCGACGGTGCTGGTTACACCGATGTGAACGCCCAGCTTCCAGCCATCCATCTCTTACTGCTGATCTCGATTTTCGCGGCCGGGCTTTTTCTCTACAACATCAAACGACGGGGTTGGGTGCTGCCAGCGGTGGCAGTTGGTCTGTGGGCGTTTGTGTCGATTGTGGTGTCGGGAATCTATCCGGCCTTTATTCAGCGTTTCAAGGTTGAACCGGCTGAATCCACGCAGGAAGCGCCTTATATCCAACGGAATATGACGGCCACCCGAGCCGCCATGGGCCTTGACGATGTTGAGGTTTACGATTTTGATTACGACGGTAATTTAACCGCTGCAGACATTCAGGCTAACCAAGACACCATTCGTAATATTCGACTGGTTGACCCGAAAATTGTGAACGACACTTTCCAGCGGTTGCAGGCCGACTTTGGTTTCTACCGCTTTAACGATCTCGATGTCGACCGTTACACGATTGATGGTGAGCCAACTCAGGTGGTTATTGGGGCTCGAGAGTTGAACCCCAGTGGTGTGCCAATTGATTCCTGGGAAGGCAAGCGCCTCGCCTACACCCATGGTTATGGTTTGGTGATTGCTCCGTCGAATGCCATCGACCCCAGCGGTCGGCCAAGTTTTGTGGTGGGTAATATTCCAGTTAGTGGCGATGAATTGATCGGGCGAGAAATCGATCGTCCACAGATCTATTTTGGTGAGAACCTTTCCGATTTCGCCATTGTGAACACCGATCGTCGAGAGATCGATTATGAAGTCGACATTAGTGAGATTGGTGAAGACGGAGCCCCAGCAGAATCCGAAGTAACCCGTTATACCGGCGATTACGGGGTGAAGATGGGCTCGTGGATACGCAGGGCTGCTTTCGCTTTGCGGTTCGCTGATTACAACCCGCTGATTTCGAATTACATTAAGTCTGATTCGCAGATTCTGTATATCCGTGACGTGCGCGAACGTTTGCAAGCAGTGGCACCATTCCTTCATTTCGACGGCGACCCGTACGCCGTGGTGATGGAAGGTGGGGTTTCTTTCGTGGTGGATGCTTACACCACCACCGATCGCTATCCCTATGCGCAACAAGCCGATCGCGAACAGCTGCAACGCGGCAGTGGGCTCGACCACTCGTTCAACTATGTGCGGAACTCAGTGAAGGCAGTGGTTGACGGCTATGACGGTAGCGTGCGGCTTTTCATTATTGATGAAGACGACCCCATCATTGCTGCCTATGCCAAGGCTTTCCCGGCGTTGTTTTCCCCAATGAGCGAAATGCCCGATGAGATGCGCCAGAACCTGCGCTACCCGGAAGACCTATTTACGGTGCAAACCAACATGTGGGGTCGTTATCAGCTGACCGACGTGGCCGATTTTTATTCGAAGCAAAAGGCCTGGAACGTAGCTCAAGACCCAGGTTCATCACTAACTGATTCCGGTACCACCGACATCACTTTAGAATCGGGGGAATCGACCGGGCGGACTAGGGAACGACGCATTCTGCCTTATTACCTGATGATGAAGCTGCCTGGTGAAGACCAACAGTCGTTTGTGATTCAGCGGTCGTTTGTGCCAGTTTCGGAAAATGATGAGCGTAAAGAGCTGCGAGCTTTCATGGTGGCAAAGTCTGACCCAGATGATTACGGTCGTCTTATTACCTACGTCATGCCAGGTACCGAGGTGGATGGGCCGGGCATTGTTAATGCCAACATAAAGTCGAACGCGCAGATTTCGCCTCAGTTGAACCTGTTGAACCGTGAAGCATCAAAGGTTCGTCTCGGGGATCTCATTTTGGTACCAATTGAGAATTCAATTTTGTATGTTAGACCGCTATATACCGAGGCATCGGGACAAACGCAGGTGCCCGAGCTGCGCTATGTGATTGTGGTTTCTGGTGATCGAATCGCAATGGAACGGTCACTCAAAGAGGCGTTAGAAGAGCTGTTCCCCGGTTCTTCGCCAGAGACTCAAGAAGACCCGGGTTTTGTTGAGGGCGATGACGATACTGAAACTGAAGAGCCTGGTGGCGGTACTCCCTCGGATGGGCCCGATGAGCCTGGCGATGTTGAGCCCTCCGAGCCCGGTACTTCGGGCACCGTGTCCGAGTTGTTGGAGCAGGCCGGTGACGCCTTGAGCCGTGCCGATGCTGCATTGACTCGGGGTGAACTGGGTGAATATCAACGTCTGGTTAACGAGGCTCGTCGTTTGATCGAGGCGGCGATGGCCGCTTCTGCCGGACAAAATGGTACAAGTTCGGGTTCGGGCGGCGGTGCTGGCGCAGGAGGTAGTGGCACCGATGGCCAAAGCGAACCTGGAAGTTCAGGTAGCGGAAACCCGGATGACTCGGTTTCATCTGAGCCGTCCTTGCCAGCCGACGCTGCGTAA
- a CDS encoding DivIVA domain-containing protein, whose amino-acid sequence MVSLSSDGKDFVPEEIARRDFSSSFRGFDQTEVRAYLNRISAEMRALVDREALLQERLEAAELRASQAESPDEATLTAMLGEETAKILDAARSIAHEIRTKAETRTAQLVREAQEEATRLTQEADELKRSSSANAEAVAAAITEKAEANRDKMLAEANAEAERIVAEASSEAAALRESAEARAEARELEAETRLAEIDAEVEAAVEEGRRQGREMVAEAKLVRERILADLAQRRNAARGQLEQLRAARERLLEAYGVVRKTLDEATNELAVAMPEARRAAESAARRAASEAQAASVEEVEAEIELARMAGLLSPQEVSSPEADQASEMVPLLADDNAELEAIDDNAELEAIDDNAELEAAGLHPVESALVEHAPAVLDDMVARAEADTSLDDVEVVDLDETAVTELGETAVTELDEPAVDPGLEDVEADGEADSNDGPTPDDLATSEVALSDDSDFETEDAELEAGIDSLFARLRAQAPFPTETPNELGEDRHSSESDDVEGNQPGRGDNGRNDVSGSSSDDTGAGDDDDPDSAERFFELRDLALEGLSRRLVSLLKRELSDDENDKMDLARRLLAKEGPEAVVGTIDEHRLAYVAVVSAVLNEIAQAGAEFAVETASSDGYVSDAPSLPVPPEELADLAVELVDGFLVPLRNRLGELTDDLDEDESSELIRAAFRPWRAQMEAMGAATSHAVFNRGVFYALPESASVAWLNDNGLGPCPDGEDNALAGVLIKGEAFPTGHLHPPAHSRCCCLLVPVNR is encoded by the coding sequence ATGGTGTCTCTTTCTTCTGATGGCAAAGACTTCGTTCCCGAAGAAATTGCACGACGCGATTTTTCGAGTTCTTTTCGAGGTTTTGACCAAACAGAAGTCAGAGCGTACCTAAATAGAATTAGTGCTGAGATGCGTGCCTTGGTTGACCGGGAAGCGTTGCTGCAAGAGCGCTTGGAAGCGGCTGAACTTCGTGCTTCGCAGGCCGAGTCTCCCGACGAGGCCACCTTAACGGCCATGCTGGGTGAAGAAACCGCCAAGATTTTGGATGCGGCTCGCAGCATTGCGCATGAGATTCGTACCAAGGCGGAGACCCGTACCGCCCAATTAGTTCGTGAAGCCCAAGAGGAAGCTACGCGGCTGACACAGGAAGCCGACGAACTAAAACGCTCAAGTTCCGCTAACGCCGAGGCCGTGGCAGCTGCCATCACTGAAAAAGCTGAGGCCAACCGCGACAAGATGTTGGCCGAGGCCAATGCCGAAGCGGAAAGGATTGTGGCGGAAGCAAGTAGCGAGGCCGCCGCACTGCGTGAGTCCGCAGAGGCGCGGGCCGAAGCCCGAGAACTAGAGGCAGAAACCCGCTTAGCCGAGATTGATGCTGAGGTTGAAGCGGCCGTCGAAGAGGGGCGCCGTCAAGGGCGTGAAATGGTGGCCGAGGCCAAGCTGGTCCGGGAACGTATTTTGGCTGATTTGGCGCAACGGCGAAATGCTGCGCGGGGGCAGCTAGAACAGCTACGCGCGGCTCGAGAACGTTTGCTTGAGGCTTACGGCGTGGTGCGAAAAACTTTAGATGAAGCCACGAACGAGCTTGCAGTGGCTATGCCCGAGGCCCGCAGGGCGGCCGAGAGTGCAGCACGCAGGGCCGCTTCGGAAGCCCAGGCGGCTTCGGTGGAAGAGGTTGAAGCCGAAATCGAGCTGGCTCGAATGGCAGGTCTTTTGAGCCCCCAGGAAGTTAGTTCGCCCGAAGCCGATCAGGCCTCTGAGATGGTGCCGCTCTTGGCGGACGATAATGCTGAGCTTGAAGCAATCGACGACAATGCTGAGCTTGAAGCGATTGACGACAATGCCGAGCTTGAAGCTGCGGGCTTACACCCAGTTGAGTCGGCGCTGGTGGAACATGCCCCCGCAGTGCTGGATGACATGGTGGCTCGCGCCGAGGCCGACACTTCTCTTGACGATGTTGAGGTGGTCGACCTCGATGAGACGGCCGTAACTGAGCTTGGTGAGACGGCTGTAACTGAACTTGATGAGCCCGCGGTTGACCCTGGTTTGGAAGACGTCGAAGCCGACGGTGAAGCCGATTCAAACGATGGCCCCACCCCCGACGACCTAGCCACTAGTGAAGTGGCTTTAAGCGACGATTCAGATTTTGAGACGGAGGATGCCGAGCTTGAGGCTGGAATCGACAGTCTCTTTGCCAGGTTGCGTGCGCAAGCCCCTTTCCCGACAGAAACGCCCAACGAACTGGGTGAAGATCGCCACAGCAGCGAGTCTGATGACGTCGAAGGCAACCAGCCTGGCCGCGGCGATAACGGCCGAAACGACGTTAGTGGCAGCAGTAGTGATGATACCGGTGCCGGTGATGATGACGACCCCGATAGCGCGGAGCGGTTTTTCGAACTACGTGACCTGGCGTTAGAGGGGCTGTCGAGGCGTTTAGTCAGCTTGTTGAAGCGTGAATTGTCGGACGATGAGAACGACAAAATGGACCTGGCTCGTCGCTTGCTCGCCAAAGAAGGACCCGAAGCTGTTGTGGGCACAATAGACGAGCATCGCCTGGCCTACGTGGCTGTGGTTTCTGCAGTGCTGAACGAAATCGCCCAGGCCGGAGCAGAATTTGCCGTCGAGACCGCCAGCTCCGACGGTTATGTTAGCGATGCCCCCAGCCTTCCCGTGCCGCCGGAAGAATTGGCTGATTTAGCGGTCGAGCTAGTGGACGGGTTTTTAGTGCCACTTCGAAACCGGTTGGGTGAACTGACCGATGATTTAGACGAAGACGAATCTTCCGAGCTGATTAGGGCGGCTTTTCGACCTTGGCGCGCTCAGATGGAGGCCATGGGAGCGGCAACTTCTCATGCGGTTTTCAACCGCGGGGTGTTCTACGCTCTGCCCGAATCGGCGAGTGTGGCTTGGTTGAACGATAATGGTTTAGGCCCGTGCCCCGATGGTGAAGATAACGCTTTGGCTGGAGTGTTGATCAAAGGGGAGGCGTTCCCCACTGGCCATCTTCATCCGCCGGCTCATTCCCGTTGTTGCTGCTTGCTCGTCCCTGTGAATAGATAG
- a CDS encoding S16 family serine protease — MPKSSEDTGSGDFSVAYSQNEEPERSTWWQQRWVIRTMGAAVVLVVLVVASQVVRVPYFAFSPGTMRPTVPLVAIDGATVYEPEGSFMLSTISISRQRLTLWGALVGWLDPEVTVMKEEVVLGDNDPDENRRLNLAMMDVSKELATYVALERLGYEVGFTGTGAVVASVSEHTPADGVLELGDTIVEVNGTPILVAADLVEAIAALSPGDEVDLLVEHFDPSATEARGAEGSGIDEHDANSQDRRVKRVTLGAREDDDTVAFLGVSLQTRDAHFVFPIDVDIETGSVGGPSAGLSFTLTILDLLTPGELTGGQQVAVTGTIDRDGTVGPIGGVEQKAATARHEGVAVFLVPDSLGEAELAAARRQAGDKVQIIEVGTLDEALAALESIGGDPLVVPTMAPDKAA, encoded by the coding sequence GTGCCCAAGTCTTCCGAAGATACCGGCAGCGGCGACTTCAGCGTCGCATACAGCCAAAACGAAGAACCAGAGCGAAGCACGTGGTGGCAGCAGCGTTGGGTCATTCGAACCATGGGCGCAGCGGTAGTGCTAGTGGTGCTAGTCGTTGCTTCTCAAGTGGTGCGAGTCCCGTATTTCGCGTTTTCACCCGGAACTATGCGGCCCACCGTGCCCCTAGTGGCGATCGACGGTGCCACCGTGTACGAGCCCGAGGGATCGTTCATGTTGAGTACCATTTCGATTTCTCGACAGCGTCTGACCTTATGGGGTGCTTTGGTGGGTTGGTTAGATCCTGAAGTCACCGTAATGAAAGAAGAGGTCGTTCTGGGCGACAACGACCCCGATGAGAACCGTCGTTTGAATTTGGCCATGATGGACGTTTCTAAGGAATTGGCGACCTACGTGGCGCTGGAACGTTTGGGCTATGAAGTGGGTTTCACCGGAACGGGCGCGGTGGTGGCTAGCGTCTCGGAACACACCCCCGCCGACGGGGTTCTCGAGCTTGGCGACACAATTGTCGAGGTTAATGGTACCCCGATTTTGGTGGCGGCCGATCTGGTTGAGGCGATCGCTGCGTTGAGCCCTGGCGACGAAGTGGATTTGTTGGTGGAGCATTTTGATCCCTCGGCAACCGAAGCGCGCGGTGCCGAGGGCTCCGGGATCGACGAGCACGATGCGAACAGCCAGGATCGTCGGGTGAAACGGGTAACGCTGGGTGCCCGTGAAGATGATGACACCGTGGCGTTTTTGGGGGTTTCGCTACAAACCCGCGATGCCCATTTCGTGTTTCCAATTGATGTCGATATTGAAACTGGTTCGGTGGGTGGGCCCTCCGCGGGGTTGAGTTTCACCCTCACTATCCTCGATTTGTTGACGCCAGGTGAACTGACTGGTGGCCAACAGGTTGCGGTAACCGGCACCATTGACCGCGACGGCACTGTGGGCCCCATTGGTGGGGTGGAACAAAAAGCCGCCACCGCCCGCCACGAAGGGGTGGCCGTGTTTTTGGTTCCCGATTCCTTAGGCGAAGCGGAATTGGCGGCGGCCCGCCGACAAGCGGGGGACAAAGTGCAAATTATTGAAGTTGGCACGCTGGACGAAGCTTTGGCGGCGCTGGAATCAATTGGCGGCGACCCATTGGTGGTGCCGACCATGGCCCCTGACAAAGCCGCCTAG